The DNA window GCCCGGCCTCGCCCACTACGGAGACGCCTGACGCGATAGGACTGACCCACCAGGCTGGGCTAGCGGTGGACGGCTTCCGGGAGAAGGCGGGGCCTGGCTCCCAAAGGGTCGGTGGGGTTGCGATTGGACGACAAATGCGTCCTTCGGCGCGTTGGCCCCGCCTCCAGATCCCGCCCAGTGGTAAACCTAACGCCTGCGTCCTAAGGAAGGCGGGCACTTCCGCCCGCCCACTGCGGAACCTTTTGTTCTAGCTCGCGTTTCCACCGAAACGACAAGGGCGGCCAAGGCGGAAGTAGTTGAGGCGTGTAGGCGGAGCTAAGCACCGCTATGTCGGTTTCCTTGCTGCGGCGAGGTTTGGAGCTTTTGGGGGTGCCTGAGGGTGAGGAGCTTCTTCCCAGAGACGTCCAGCCTGGGCGGGAAggcggcaggggctgggggcaggagcccCGAGGGTGCGAACGATCCAGACCGGGCTTAGCCTCGGTGGGATGGGAACCCTGAGCGCCCTCCGAACCGAGTCGGTTCCTCTCTTCCCCTACAGCCCCCAGGGACGCGCCAGGCCAAACCAAGACGAGCGAGGCTCCGATGAAGCGGACGCGGAAGGCAAAGGCGGCCCAGGCCCAGAAACTGCGGAACTCGGCCAAGGGAAAGGTGCCCAAATCGGCGCTGGGTGAGCTCGGGAAGGGGCTGGACGCGCTGCTCCCGGGGTCGGGGGGCGGTGCCGGGGAGGAAGGGGCGCTAGAGTGAGGGCTTGAAATGTTACCCAGGAGTTTCTAGAATACCTGCTGTGCGACGGGCGCGGGGCGGGACCCTGGGAACACGGAGGTGAACGAATCACATTGTCCCGGCCTTCAAGGTCTACAGCCCTAGTAGGGAGAGAAGCATCGAAGGGTTTCAGAATCAGCGTATGGTTTCTGTGATGGGGTCTATGCATTAAGACTGTGGTGCTCTGAGAGGGACTTAGAATGAAAGGCCAAATCGGGCTTCTCTGAGGAAGCAACAGTTAAGCCCAGACCCGATGGAAGTATACGAGTGAACCGGGGGAAGAGTATTCTAGAGAGAATGGCATATGCGGAGTCAGAAAGAAGTTTATTGCCTttgaaatcttgaaaaaaaaagaagcctggtCAAAGTGACATACAGGGAACGAGGGTCAGAGACGgagcattaaataaaattaatactccgtgtgccaggtgctgttctaagccTCGTACAAATGTTTGCTCATGTAATTGCTCCCAGCAACCCTGTGAGGTCGGCACTatcattacctccattttacagaagcagAAACAGATAGTACCTGCCCAGATAGTACAGGTAGAAACCAGGCAGATGTCTCCAGAGCCCTGATCCCACCTGCTGCTTCAAGATGCTATGGTCTGGGCAGTGGTGATGGTGCGGAGGTAAGAGAATTGTCCAGGTGGAAGATGCAGTGAGGAGGGGGCATTGATGGCGTCAGTGGTGAATTGGCTGtgaggatggaggaagagggagtCAGCGAGTACGGAATGTCTTGGGGGATGTGGCGCCACTTAACGAGACCTACAGACTTGAGGAGCTGGAGTGGGCAGGAATGCAGGGTGTTTTTGACCTGTGGCAGGACTTGGTGAGCTCCTAGTGTGTCTTTGAATCCCCAGGGCCTCGTGCATAAAAGGTGTTCAAGTTGTTTGTTAAAAGAACTATGAATTCCGAGGAAATACAGCATGAGCAAAAGTGTGGAGGCAGGAAAGTGAGCCTGGGTTGAGCCACAGTGGTGCTGGTGTGGAACAGGCACACAAGGGGCCCGAGGGAGGTCACTCCTCcatcccagcccccgccccaccACCCTGTCATGGCACATGACTGAGGACTGAGGGGACTCTCTCAACCCTCAGTGGCCAACCTAAAGAACACCTCTGTGGCTGCCACCTTGGTCTGAGCTACACACCATCCCTTGCCTGGATTATTGCAgaagcctcctaactggtctcccttccactgccccctcccccagtaaTCTTGTTCTCACCATAGCTGCCGAAGTGATCCCGTAAAATCCTGAGTCAGACCTGTCTCTCCTCTGCCCTGCACCCACCAGGGAGAGAGCCTGAGTCTGCCGGTGCCTGCTGAGGCCCCACAGGATCCGCTCCTTCCAGCTTCGTCTCCTCGGCTTCTCCCCTCTCTGTCCAACCACCTTCTGTTCTTCAAGCACATTCGTCACACTTCTgcttcagagcctttgcactggctgttccctctaccCAGAATGCTCTTCTCCCGCAGTGTCACACTCTCTCCCTCCAGTCTTTGCTCAGAATTCATTCCAGTGAGGCCTTCTCAGAGCCTCCTGTTTGGAATTGCAACCCTCCCCCCGGCATCTCTCATTTCTGTTTACTATTCTCCTTTTCTCCATAAAATGATCACCCTCTGAAATACCGTTTACCTTGTGTACCATCTCTCTTCCCACGGAACggaagttccatgagggcaggacttTTTGTCTGTTCTGTTTCCTGCTCTGTGCTCTTGCACCTAGAACAGTGGCTGACACACACACGGTAAGCGCCCAGGCCACCTTTGCTGAGTAAGTCACTTGAGCAGGTGGAACCAAGGGGGACTTTGAGCAGGATCTGTGTGGAGTGTGGTTTTGACAGAAGAGCCCAGGCTGTTGCAGCAACCTGGGGAAGGGACAGCGGGGCCTTTGGCAGGGcatgggaggtgggagtggagtGGGGAGATGTCAGGAAGGGACCCAGAAGGCTTCCAGGGAGTGAATCTGAAATGATGCCACCCTGCCTGCCATCCACAGCTGAGTTCCAGAAGCGAGAGCGTCGAGGTTACCTTGGAGTAAACCTGAGGTTTATGACTAGTGCAAGAGGCACAGTGGCCGAATCCGTCACCCAGCAGGTTCGTCAGGGGGATGGGCTGTGGGAATGAGCCTGGGGGGTGAGAACTGAGGCTGTTCCTGGTATCTGTGGGAGTCTCAGCCCTGAGCATAGGCTGGAGGGTGGAGCCCCCTCCAGGCTCCTAAGAGCTGGACACCCCGCTGTGCTGTGAGGGGCCTCCCCCTGGAGGGCCGGGAGCAGTGTGGGGAAGGTGGGAGGCTGGGCCTGGCCGTGCTCCCCTGGGACCCCTGTGGGCCTCCGCTGGCTCCTCTGTAAATGGAAACCCTGCCTCCCGGGACGGTGTGAGGGCCAGGTGAGAGGGTGGCCCTTGGTCGGCTGCACCAGGATGTTTGGCTGCAAGTGGCTGGGAGTCCCCACCCAGGGCTCCTGActctcacccccgcccccaagaTTGTGCGCCAGGACCGGGGCCGCAAGGCCTGTGACCGGCCTGTGGGCAAgactaagaagaagaagaaggccGAGGGCACTGTGTTCACCGAGGAAGACTTCCAGAAGTTCCAGCAGGAGTACTTCGGCAGTTAGGCTCCCGGGAGGGCACAGCCGCCTCGGACCTCTCAGCCTGGCTCAGGAAAGCCGTGGAGTGGAGGCTGGCACGGAGCTGGCGAGCTGGAAGCCCAGGGGAGGACCTTCGCTCAGACCCGAACTGACATCTGCAGGCTCGGGAGGTGCCACCTGCCTGCTGGAAAGGAACACATTGGACTGTTTTGTCTGCTTTGGCCCAGGGAGGGCCTCGGGGCTATTTGCTGTGGAGAGGCCTGGGGACCACACCTCTGATAGGACGAGGGCCGCTGGGTGGGCTTCCAGGTTCTAATAAACGTGGCCCAGGGGCTGTGTGTGCTGCTCTAACAGGGTGTCTCCCGCCTCCTCTGGCACCGAGGagccttcctcccccacctcccagctggTTCTTAGGGCTCCAGGTCAGAAGTCCTGCAGCCCAGCCCGGCGCAGGGCACCACCAGAGAGCAGTTCACCCATCCGCAGAACCCCGCAggcctcctctccctggggtggCAGCCCCAGCTGAGAAGGCAGCTCTTGAGGAAGCTGAGGAGGGAGCATGGCTGCCTCAGCCCAGTGCCCAGGGCTTGtgcccttgtgtgtttttttgggggggggagggtgcGGGATGAAAGGCCACTTTTTCTCTTACCTCTGTCACAGGAGGTGGGGACTAGTGGGGCGACTCAGGAGGTGAGCTCAAGAAACAGGGTTTTACGCGCAGGTCTGCCGAGCAGAAGGGTGGTGCTGGGCCCAGAGCTGCACCAGCAGGGGAAGGTGGAGGCTGGGCCGCGTCCGGCGGGGGCAGCAGCGCAGGGCAGATGCTGTTGAGCAGATGCCTGAGTGAGCGGGTGGTGCTGCCCAGCTGGGTCTTCAGTGTGGCACTGATGACAAGTCCTAGAAGCCCAGGGGTCCCTTCTGGGGAGGGGGCCCTGGAGGCCTGCAGGCTGCTCCGTCTGGCTCGCCTAGTGCCACCCCCCGCACGCCTAAAGGCTCCTTGGGACACGTGTTGTCTGGTAGAGGACTTCTGAAGGGACCCTGCCGTGGGTTCTTCTGTGCAAGAGGAGGGAAAGGTTTACCCCTCACACAGCCAGACCCCGGCAGGGCTGTTCCTGGTTGCTATCCAGGTTTCCATCCCAAGTGGGGACAGGAGGGGACCACAGAATTGCCTGAGGCAGAGTTGGCGCCTGTCCTGTCTGCAGTGCAGGTGGCCTCCAAGAGTAGGAAGCAGACCAGCCATCCAGGGAGTCAGGGTGGGCAGAAGAGGTGTCGTGACTCCAAACCGGTATTGCGCCACCGTCCTCAGATGGCTTGTTccaagaaagggagagggggtgTTTTCCCAAGCTCTCCTCCTGCCTGCTGAGCTTCACTGACCCCTGTGAGGAGAGACACTCCGGTGTCCTTGGAGgctctttcctcttttaaagcAGCTTAGCAAGCAGCAGCCTCAGCTTCTCGCTTTCTCTCACCGGTTTTCTGAAGAACCGGCTGACCAGGGCCCCTTTCTAACGGGCACACACCTGCTGTTATGTCAATCACGAACAggttcctgccccctccccaggtgtAGAATGAGAGGCCTGCCTCTGCGGGAGGGTGAGAGCAGGGGTCCTGCGCTTCTCTGCTTGTGAGTTTCCAGTAAGTCTTAATGTTTGTGCCGAGTAGCACCAGTGGGTGTGTGTCCGTGACCCCAAGGCATGACTGACGTTAGCGTTCACCAGAGACACTGGTCCTATGGGTCGGGGTGGGGCCCCACAATCTGCTGTTAACAGTCACCCTGGACTGCTCCGTTGCAGTGGTGAgaaggcagtggggtgggggcccTGGGGAGGCGGGTGCTGGCGATGGAGGAAGGAGGATGTGCCACTGGGGAGGGGTGCCGGTGCAAGAGCCACACGTGGGGTGCTGACCATGAGCCACGGGCCGGGTGGACTGACAATCTTTTGGGGAAGGGGAACAGGAAACCAAGTGAGAGGACACTGTGGTGCCACATTGAGGGCTGGGAggaagaggccttccctgatggAGCGGCCCTATCACCGGTGGTTTGGAGGAGCTGACACATTTGCCTAGAGGAGACCCAGGAGGGCAGGACTGCCACGTGGGACCTCggccagggtgtgtgtgtttgaggcTTAACAGTTCCTGCAGCAGCTGGGCGGATCCCCATCAGGTGACATCTAACACAGCTGGGGCCAGGGAGCCCTCTTAGAGGTGGGTGGGACCGTGTGCCCATTCCTCCGAGGCTTTTTCTCAGGGTGCTCTCCCCATTCTACATCCACAACTTTCCCTGTCCTTCGAAGCCCAGCTCAGGGCAGTTAAGACCTCGAAGATCACCAGGTCCAAGGTCCACATGTGACACCTCCTTTGGTGCCTTGGGGAAGCATTCCCATCTGGGCCACCACCATCACATCTCCCACATTACCCTGTTAGGCATCAAGAAGCAGGTCAGGGAAATATCAGCCCCACCACAGCAGGCAGAACAGGCAAACGCCCATAACCCTGGGTTCAAATAGGCTCTACAACTCCTCCAAATACCCTCTGCTGTAGGACCTGTGTGCCTGGTGCCCCATTTGCATCACCCTCATCCCAGCCACTCGTCTACACTGTCTTTCACAATGGAAAAATGGCCCTCCCTCAGCAGGCCCTGAAGGACCCAAGGAGAGAAGAAACCTGCGCCGGCTGGGCTGACTCCTGTACTCAACAGAAGATGACGTCTCCCTTATCTTGCAGTAAGTCACCTGCCAGGACTGCAGTGCCCTTCCATCCCGACATCAGGGATGACAGGCTTTCCAGCTTGCCGAAGGTGCCAGCCAGGGAAGCAGCCACCCTGCTCTTCCATTTGTTCCAGCAAAACCTGAGAAGCCTTCTTTCCCGGAATAGACCCTTCTGGGAAGGCCTCTACAGAACCGCAGCAGCTTCTCAGTGAAGCCTAATCCCCTTGTGCCCAGCTCAAAGGCTGCGGGGCCTTATCTGGGTACTTAATGTTGGCACAAAGCAACAATCATGCGGGAAcaggtggagcccaggctccacttCTCTGCCAACCTGCTCCTTAATAAAATTCCCCAGCCTCACTCGCACCCAAGGGTGGTTAACATCGAGTCAAACAGTTTTTGGTTCTGGGGAAATCACCCAGCCACCTACTAGGAGGTATCTAGCCCAACTCCCCGTCTCAGGGGTCCAACTGGTCATCAGTGACCCTGACATACAGCCCAAcagtgtcaggaaaaaaaaaaaaaaaatctcactctGGGCTTTAATTCCAAGTCCCAATAGCCAACCCCAAAGCAAAATGCTGCTTCTGGGGATTGACTGGGCTCTTTACCAGAGGCAAGAAACCAGACACAGCAGTCTGCAGAAGTACTTTCactacaaaataatttattaaaacacaGCTTCAGCACTAGCCTCCTATGTACAAGCACACACCCTCCGGACTACCCTACAGCTAGGGgctcctcttcttcccccttGCCTTGCGGACCTCTTCTATCAAATCTTTCAGATACTGGATCTCCTTGGCCAAGGAATCTGCCTTCTCTTTCAGAgcctcattcttcttttctagCTCTTTACATTCACCAGTGAGGGCCTCCTGCTCTGCCCTCTTCTTCTGGCGGTACCTAGTGGCTGCTGTCTTGTTCTGCtccattttctttagttttttatcTAGCTTCTCACCCTTTACTTTTGCTATCATCTTCTCTCCAGGAGGGTCATAGGGCTTGGGGCGGGCAGAGCCAGCAAGGGCACCTGGCGATAGCAGGCTTCTATTTGGAGAACCCCTGGAGGTAGGGGGGCTATGCTGGGGAGAGCCCAGATAGGAGTCAGGGCTCATACAGATGCCACTATCATTATCTGAGGGGGCATCCTCTTCCTTTACGCACGGAGGAACCAGCATAACGTAAGCGGTAGAGTCTGGCTTCCTGTCTTCTTCAGACGTCACTTCACTGCATAGCTCGAAAGTAAAAGAATGATCTGGAGTGGAGAACAGGGcccctggggagaggggaagaggctgCAAGAAAGTGAAAGGGGCACCCTGGTCAGTTGTTGGCAAACTTTCTGGAAGATGGCCTATTGGGTTCACGATCTGGGGGGGCTCCTTAGTAGCCTCCTGGAGTAGGGGGTCAAAGAGATCACACGTGTCATCCAACGAGGCCAAAAGCTCATCCGGCATGGTTTCCAGATCATCTATACCCAACAGAGCATTAAAATCGAACTCCTTCAGATCCATTTTCTCCATCATCCAATCTGTCCCAGAGAAAGCATCCtctgcaaaaattaaagagagttGGAACCAATGAGTCAAATGTACAAGACTGTCACCAGATCCCACCAGCAGATAAAAGCAGCCCACTCACCCTTGCCGTTATCTGAGGCACTGACCAACCCATCCATAGCCAGCCATTCGGAGAAGCCCGCCTTAGCCTTGTCGCCAGAGAACCCATGAGGTTTGAAGTGCTTGGCCACCTCCAGGTAGTCATCTAGGAGACCCAGGCTCTCTTCAGCCCCCAAACCCGACTGGTCGAAGGGGGACATGAAGTCCACCACCAACACCTCGCTGCTCAGGAAACTCTTCTCGGCCATGTTGCGAGGTTGTGGTGGAATCGAGGAATGTGCTTAACTCGAAGGTGTCTTTGTCGGTTACAGCAACGCTGCTGCTGAATGCCTTGAAAAGCCTGAATACAAATCAGAAACCAAGTCCCATGAAAGATCAGCTGGCCTGAGAATTTCATCTTTTCATCCACGAGGC is part of the Phocoena sinus isolate mPhoSin1 chromosome 10, mPhoSin1.pri, whole genome shotgun sequence genome and encodes:
- the RPS19BP1 gene encoding active regulator of SIRT1, whose product is MSVSLLRRGLELLGVPEAPRDAPGQTKTSEAPMKRTRKAKAAQAQKLRNSAKGKVPKSALAEFQKRERRGYLGVNLRFMTSARGTVAESVTQQIVRQDRGRKACDRPVGKTKKKKKAEGTVFTEEDFQKFQQEYFGS
- the ATF4 gene encoding cyclic AMP-dependent transcription factor ATF-4 isoform X2 is translated as MAGYGWVEDAFSGTDWMMEKMDLKEFDFNALLGIDDLETMPDELLASLDDTCDLFDPLLQEATKEPPQIVNPIGHLPESLPTTDQGAPFTFLQPLPLSPGALFSTPDHSFTFELCSEVTSEEDRKPDSTAYVMLVPPCVKEEDAPSDNDSGICMSPDSYLGSPQHSPPTSRGSPNRSLLSPGALAGSARPKPYDPPGEKMIAKVKGEKLDKKLKKMEQNKTAATRYRQKKRAEQEALTGECKELEKKNEALKEKADSLAKEIQYLKDLIEEVRKARGKKRSP
- the ATF4 gene encoding cyclic AMP-dependent transcription factor ATF-4 isoform X1, whose translation is MAEKSFLSSEVLVVDFMSPFDQSGLGAEESLGLLDDYLEVAKHFKPHGFSGDKAKAGFSEWLAMDGLVSASDNGKEDAFSGTDWMMEKMDLKEFDFNALLGIDDLETMPDELLASLDDTCDLFDPLLQEATKEPPQIVNPIGHLPESLPTTDQGAPFTFLQPLPLSPGALFSTPDHSFTFELCSEVTSEEDRKPDSTAYVMLVPPCVKEEDAPSDNDSGICMSPDSYLGSPQHSPPTSRGSPNRSLLSPGALAGSARPKPYDPPGEKMIAKVKGEKLDKKLKKMEQNKTAATRYRQKKRAEQEALTGECKELEKKNEALKEKADSLAKEIQYLKDLIEEVRKARGKKRSP